In Rutidosis leptorrhynchoides isolate AG116_Rl617_1_P2 chromosome 2, CSIRO_AGI_Rlap_v1, whole genome shotgun sequence, one genomic interval encodes:
- the LOC139892942 gene encoding uncharacterized protein: MTYSPIMGSSAPNEPVISTPPKLSLFSLASKQSTLPDGLTPPPNTVATIPFLWEEAPGKPRRTISNTYDDPPKSSTVRSLDLPPRLTITASPFNNENQHCDKLANNVGIGIIPSPTTVLSGPYEGIYASESKLRPPEKVVISSKSKGKMKMSLGKLMRKERSPVKLSSWRWESFRDIVGNKVERTP; the protein is encoded by the exons ATGACTTATTCACCGATCATGGGGTCTTCGGCACCCAACGAGCCCGTAATATCAACACCACCTAAACTTTCATTGTTTTCGTTAGCCTCCAAACAATCTACCCTACCGGATGGCCTTACTCCGCCACCAAACACCGTGGCCACCATCCCGTTTTTATGGGAGGAAGCACCCGGAAAACCAAGACGAACCATTTCTAACACGTACGATGATCCACCAAAGTCTAGCACAGTTCGGTCCTTAGACCTTCCTCCTAGACTTACTATCACTGCGAGCCCGTTCAATAACGAAAACCAACATTGTGACAAATTAG CGAACAATGTTGGAATAGGTATTATACCATCTCCAACCACGGTGTTAAGCGGACCTTATGAAGGTATTTACGCCTCTGAATCGAAATTGAGGCCACCGGAGAAGGTGGTGATTAGTAGTAAGAGTAAAGGGAAAATGAAGATGTCTTTGGGTAAGTTAATGAGAAAGGAGAGATCTCCGGTTAAGTTAAGTTCATGGAGATGGGAGAGTTTTAGGGATATCGTAGGCAACAAAGTCGAACGAACGCCATAG